The genomic segment ACAGCCTTGAGCCCGGGGTCTGACGTAGAGCTGGCGATACCTGCGAACAATGAGGGAAACTCGAAGCGCTCCAGTCTGATGTTGACATTGTGTTGGCGGTTGACGAGATCTAGATGTGCGCGCTCCAGTCTTTGTCTGGTGTACAGTGATACCTGCTCGAACAGAGGAGAGCTCAGGTCGAGAATGGCAGTGTACTTGCCGACGGCGTGCGCAAAAGCCTCGTTGTATAAGTCCATTGACTTCATGCTCTCACCCAGAATCAACGACTCGAGCGTCTTCTCGCGGCTGTGACGAACATCTGCAAGCGATAATTGTTCCATAAAGAAACCGAAGCTCAAGTCGACGGCCTCGCCAAAAGACTGCCCGTCCGCGTTAGTGAAGCCATACTCCTTCAGCAACTTGGAGATCTGCAGGAAGGCGGCAAAGGTGGTGGGGTGCGCCTTGGTGGCCACCAGAGGCTGGCCGGTCAAGAACGCAAAGAGGTTGCGAATTGCAATTGCGCGGTCGACTTCGGCACGAAGCTGGGGTCCCGGCGCGGCGAGGCCGTTTCCGGGTTGCGTGTACTGTGGGGGCGTTGCCGGCAGATACAACTTCAATTCGCCTTCGCCGGGGCTGTCTGGGTCCTCTGCAGGAGGAGAGCCGGACCCGGAAATGGTTGCCCGGACAAGCGCATCATCGACGGACAGACTACCACCAAAACTCCTACCCCGGCTCCGTCCCGATGACGAAGACATTTCAGCTTGAATAAGCTCGTTGAAGATGACTGAGTTGATGATAGAGAAGCTCGGAACCTTGAACGAAGGTCCGGCATTACTGCTTCTGGGTTGAAGGTAAACGTAGACATTGCCGTTTTCGTTCCACAACTCCGGGACCTGCAGGTAAATCAGTCTCTCCGTCCGATGTGATGGGGCACGCGGCAAGAAGCTTACCTTTTCAGCATTCAGCAAGAATGAAGTGTTGTACTCGCCAGGCGTATCAGGCGACAAGACCCACGCCTGTGAGTTCTTTATAGCCGCGGAAACGTCGTGAGAGTTTGACCTTGATCTTCCGCCACCTGGCAGCCAAGATCTGCGCAAGCGTCCACGTCTCTCGTCGCGGGTCGGGCTGTGGCTCTCGTTCGACCCGGTGTGATGTGAGCTTCCGGTGTCGGTTCTGGCTCCGGGTGGGTGTGCAGAGGTGCTTCTGCCCCGTGCATCTGGTGAAGGCGCGCGAACGCCCAGCATGGGGAATGCGGATTTGCGATTCTCGAGGAAGGAGCTGCTTCGCTTCCTAGGCTCGGTGGCATTTTCTTTCTTGAGTTTCGCCGGCGAGGTTGCCTCTGGGTGGGAGACGGCTCTTGGCGAAGGAGCATCGTTGTTGTGTGATACTGCAGGAGGCGTTGGCAAGTTCTTCTCCTTGCGCAGCTTGGCGGGAATTGGCGGAGGCGCCTCAGAAGGCGGCAACGGTGCGGCCATCATATTTGGTGTTGTAGGTGTTGGAGGTTGAGGAGGAGAGACCAGAGGCTGATCGGCAGCGGGGGATGATATTGTTGAAGAGTCTAGAGGTGCGGGGGCGATTTTTCTAGGAATAGGAGGCGGTGCATCAGAGGGAGCAGCCGGAGGAGGTGGGTCGAGGGATTCAGATGCAGTAGGAGCAATTCCCAGACCCAGGCCGGAGCTCGTCACAGGTCTCACGGTGGGATGCTCAGCCGTGTGGTAAGAAGGTGCGCTGTCGGAGGGAGACGAGGCGGGAGGAGTATCGTCGGGCAGCGGCTTGCGGTGAATCGGTAATTGGTGTTGTTGCTGCAGCTGAGGCTGGGCAGGCGGTGATTGAGTCTGAGGTTGATCTGTGGGTTGGATGATGAGCGAGGGAAACAGTGCAGACAGACGGTTGCCCCAAGACCGGGACTTTCTGTTGTTGGGAGGTCGAGTGGGAGCGAGCACTGGCTCGGAGGgcttctccttctcttcaAGCGTCACGTTAAGAGTTCCGGCATTGATTTTCGCAGCTGTCGTTGGTGAGTTGACGGTAGTATCGGTCTGTGATCGTTTCGGGGATGCGGGACGCTGCGGGCGGGAGGACGTGTAACCGTTGGCGTTGACGACGGCGGCGTCTCCGTGGGTAGCTTGGTCGTGTACAGGCTCGGATACGCTGTGATGCCTTTCGCGACGTGATTTGGGCGAGACGGGGTTGGTGAGGTTGACTTGTGAAGAAGAGAAGGAGAAATGGCTTAAAGAAGACTTAAGAGAGGCGCGAGAGACCGACAACTTACTCGACGTCATGCTGGGCATAATGAGTAGCCGAGCCGTCTTTCAGTCTTGCTAAGTCTAGTCCTTGTCTGGATCTGGCGTGAATGTCACCTCGCTGCGGCGCAAGTAGGAGAAACGTATGGTGGTAGTACAGCAAGGTAGGAGCTGAAGGAGCGATCTCGCAACCAACAACTAGctagtctttttttcttctctcccGTTTCTTTGCGCAAGCAGCAGGAATGGAAACAAACAGTTCAGTCCAGGC from the Colletotrichum lupini chromosome 3, complete sequence genome contains:
- a CDS encoding choriogenin Hminor, producing the protein MPSMTSINLTNPVSPKSRRERHHSVSEPVHDQATHGDAAVVNANGYTSSRPQRPASPKRSQTDTTVNSPTTAAKINAGTLNVTLEEKEKPSEPVLAPTRPPNNRKSRSWGNRLSALFPSLIIQPTDQPQTQSPPAQPQLQQQHQLPIHRKPLPDDTPPASSPSDSAPSYHTAEHPTVRPVTSSGLGLGIAPTASESLDPPPPAAPSDAPPPIPRKIAPAPLDSSTISSPAADQPLVSPPQPPTPTTPNMMAAPLPPSEAPPPIPAKLRKEKNLPTPPAVSHNNDAPSPRAVSHPEATSPAKLKKENATEPRKRSSSFLENRKSAFPMLGVRAPSPDARGRSTSAHPPGARTDTGSSHHTGSNESHSPTRDERRGRLRRSWLPGGGRSRSNSHDVSAAIKNSQAWVLSPDTPGEYNTSFLLNAEKVSFLPRAPSHRTERLIYLQVPELWNENGNVYVYLQPRSSNAGPSFKVPSFSIINSVIFNELIQAEMSSSSGRSRGRSFGGSLSVDDALVRATISGSGSPPAEDPDSPGEGELKLYLPATPPQYTQPGNGLAAPGPQLRAEVDRAIAIRNLFAFLTGQPLVATKAHPTTFAAFLQISKLLKEYGFTNADGQSFGEAVDLSFGFFMEQLSLADVRHSREKTLESLILGESMKSMDLYNEAFAHAVGKYTAILDLSSPLFEQVSLYTRQRLERAHLDLVNRQHNVNIRLERFEFPSLFAGIASSTSDPGLKAVRFKVWEKYFNKMKQFVMGYYKTNFGAWPPKASSKKNPFSESGLNRLVLKALYSDMTALYDLLVDRENITTRVMDGNTDEGSAKSTDPLSIINLRKMLTEFDNSTPPVLPPIPFDVPKLPTMTSILATYDNLSAKEQAKFDRKIKEHELTLVIQKAYNWDANSVNIPFLMEFKEFEQHEAKGKNAADLADQRIGYWLFLYVVIQSLPMLVVDAPNLKFNEGVEYFLCEPPMGNLPWVEDARQVRKMWYEVSGGNGYVELSADSVLFSVEAVYHRSHCWLAAKEWEGLSGADAPPPQDAGMSPLEPPRPVFPGPDGIVGSPPALGTSGTPPTPGSPQSHLRPRNASPGGRQLGSRNAAHRSSIIFGLEPVPFDEGLPGDRNSRVGSARSSSAGSRPLSMVMPRSPSATNLRNMSVDHTHDPATSTMTFDDILGGGGEDKKTTKKKKGKFF